The Bacteroidota bacterium DNA segment GATCATTGCCCCGGTGGTGCCAGAGGGCGAAACTGGAAACAGCGTTGGTCAGAAAGGGCATGTATGAACGGAATTCATCGATGAACCAGGCAGAATACCGTTTATGGGCGTAGGTCTCTGAGGCATCCCCCCGATCCACATAGGATTTGGCTGCCCGTTGAATCTCTTCAAGTTTGCCCCTCTCAACAAATTTTCCGATGTCATGGAGCAGCGCCCCGAAGTATACGTTGTTACGATCAGACATGATGGATTCCCATTTCCTTTCTAAACATTGGTTTCAATTGATTGAACTGGATTCCCCGGTTCCAGACAGCCGAATCCCATGGCAGTCGATTCGCCCAATCCGCATTCTACTGCAAACTGTTTCAAGGCTGCGGGACCGTGCAGGGTAACGGCGCACTGATAACCAAAGACGGTCAGTCGTTCGGGACCCAGACCCGTGCGAATAAATCCGTAATTTTTAGGTGCCCAGTACGCGTGATCCACAGTTACCCGTAACGGACCGGCTCCCTCCGGCGGTGGTGTGCCGTAAAACAGGGTGTATTTTTCGAGCAGGTTGCTGGTAACGGCCTGTTCCCAGTCCGGGTCATTGGGCCGGATGTTCCATTTGGAGCCATCCGGATTTTTACGGTGTACCGTAATCGGCGACCGGGTATAACAGGGCACCGCTTCCTCATCGGTATATTGAGGAGAGGGTTCCGATTCAACCAATCCGACTTTCAGATCGCCGAATCCGTTCAGAGCCAGCTTTCTGCCATGAAACAGGCCAGCCAGAAAATGATCCATGACTTCATGTCGGGGTGTATGAAAGCGGAACCACACGGGTTTCCGTATGATGACCTGACGGTTGACCGCATCCTTTTCCACCCCCTTCAGCCGGCTGAAGGTGTAAAATTTAAAACGTTTGGAACTTTCGGACCAGCCCTGATGGTGAAGAAAGGCAGCAAACTCAGGATCGCTTTTTCTGAACAGGTTGTAAATGGCTGATGCCATCAGGTACGAATAATCTGAAGGGAGAGAAAAAACGTCTGGCGACGGTCGGCACTGAAGATTTAAAATCATCGATTTCCCCGAGTATCAATACAATGAAATTGGGTATTATTTATTTTTTTAATGATTAAAAGTCAATTAAATTTTATTTCGGATCGGATAAATGGGTTATCGTGGCTTGCCTGCCCGGTAAAACCGGTACTCATCGTCCCAGCAAAACTGAATGCGGTCTTCTTGCCGGCACAACCGCCTGAGTGTTTCCTGAACAGGCACCGGTATGGTGCATGCAGGATGACCGATCAGATCGGTGCATGCCTGAAACTGACCGTTCCGCCGCAGGAGATGGGCACTGATGAGTGGTTCGATCATGCAGGTGTTGCCGATGATCATTTGCTGTAACTGATACCGGTGGATCCCTGTCTGGTCACGGATACTAAAATAGGCCGGTGCAGGCGGGGGCGTTACCTCAAGAAGCGCAGACAGCCGGCGATTGTTCTCATGTAAAACGGTCTCCGTTTCAGCGACATTAAAAAGAGGAAGGCCGTTCCGTTCATTCTCATTGGTCATCCAAAGGATACCTGTTCGCAGATACCTTTCTTCGGAATCCGTTTCAAAAATCCCACGGGTCACTGTTTCAATAAAGTCGTCCACGGTGGTTATCATCCGTGAAAATCCGGCCTTGATTCGTTCCACCTCTCCTTCAAACTCAAAATCTACCTTCCGGTATTTTCTTTCCCAGGGCGGAACCCGGCGGATTTTCCCGATCTGTTCCAGTTTTTCATACCAGACAATCTGATGGCATCGGGGACATTTTCCGATTTCACAGATTTCCATCATACCGGGTCCGTAAACTGATCCATCGCAATAATAAATGGCATCAAAATTGTTCCCGCTGTCCATGCTGGCAACTGCAAGGGGGTTTCCGCAACCGGAACAGGCGTAGACAATATCTGGCCCGATCGTCATGAACTCCTCTTTTCCTCATCTGCCAGCGGACCGATCAGGTGATCCCGGACGGACGGCCATTGGGTATCCCACCTGGGTGGTGCCGGCATTTCCTGCCAATCCCGGAATGTCAGCCAGATAAACTCTGGAAATGCGTCCTTTTCA contains these protein-coding regions:
- the cas6 gene encoding CRISPR-associated endoribonuclease Cas6 — its product is MASAIYNLFRKSDPEFAAFLHHQGWSESSKRFKFYTFSRLKGVEKDAVNRQVIIRKPVWFRFHTPRHEVMDHFLAGLFHGRKLALNGFGDLKVGLVESEPSPQYTDEEAVPCYTRSPITVHRKNPDGSKWNIRPNDPDWEQAVTSNLLEKYTLFYGTPPPEGAGPLRVTVDHAYWAPKNYGFIRTGLGPERLTVFGYQCAVTLHGPAALKQFAVECGLGESTAMGFGCLEPGNPVQSIETNV